Part of the Natronomonas pharaonis DSM 2160 genome is shown below.
GAACCGGTGATGATATTCAAGCGGCTGCGGAAGGCGCGGCCGAACTTGAACGCGAGCACAGCAGGGTGGATGTTCCTGACGCCGATGGTTCAGCAGCCGCACGGACGGAGCCAGACATCGATGTCGGCGTCGAAGACGTCGAACAGGAACTCCGTGACCGCGTCGAGGACGATGTCGAGCGGATTCGCGTTCGCGAACGTGGGGATGGGCTCGTCGGTGCAGCGACGACGGAAGCTGGGGAGACCCAAGTCGTCGGTGTCGGCGTCGACGACGAGACGACGCGAGCATTCGCCGAGGATATCCAAGAGAGTCGCCGAGACCGACAGCGTCGCAACGTCGCTGAGCAGTTCGACGAGGACCTCGGCGGCGTCGATGTCGATGAAGACGATCTCGTCGAAGAGGAAGATGAGGAAGACGGCGAGATTACGCTCGGCCTCGGCGAGGATGTTCAGCAAGAGGCGGCAGTTGCACAGGCTGCTGACGAGTTCGAGCAGTTCGACGAGGACGATTTGGAGACGTTTGAGGAGGATGATGGCGACCTCGGCGTCCGTCCCGAAGCGTCGGCCGTTCGGGAGCAGGCCCGCGAAGAGGCGGCTGATGAGTTCGGCACTGGTGTTGGCCCGGACGATGTGGAGCTCCGCGAGGAGGACGGCGAGCTCGTCGCCGAAGCGGAGGTGCAGACCGCCGAGCCGCAAACGCGCGAGGAGCGCGTTCTTGACACCGTGACCGGCGGCTTCACCCGCGAGGTCCGAGACCTGCAAACGGATACGCCGACTGAGGAGGATGTGCTGCCGGACATCCGTGAGGGGTTAGAACCGGATATTGATGTTGACGATGCCGACCAAGACCGAGACGTCGTCGACGAGATTTTCAGTGGGCGAACTGGCGGCATCGCGGCAGCCGGTGGGGCAGCAGTCGCCACGCCGGAGCCTGTTTCGACGACGGGCGGCGCGGTGGCGTTGGGAGCCCTGACTGTCGGTGCAATCGCCGCCGACACCGCCCGTCGTGCTGGCGTGTTCGAGCGTTCGGAGCTTGACCCGGCCGAGCAACGACAAGTCGAGGAAGTCGGGCTCGGCGCTGTCGCCCCTGAATCCGAGATTGATGTCGCCGACCCGCAGACAACGGCTGAACTGGAGGTTGGCGACACCCGGACGACAGAGCTGGAGCCGACGGACGTGACCGACCGCAGTGAGTTGGGTGTAGCGCGCGACGGCGACACGACTGCCGACCGCCAGCCCGTCGACGACACGGTTGTCCCGGGCGAGTACCCACTCCCCGGTCGCGACATCGCGCGTGACCCCGCTCAGGACCGCCCGGAGCGTGTTGACCCAAGCGACGTGCTGGGGGACGTACAAGCCGCCACAAGCGTGACTATTGGCGATACTGTCGGCGACGCTGTCGACGGCGAGCAATTCCGCCGCGAGCGCACGGGCGTCGGGACGATGGATGAGATTATGGACGAGGTGCAACGGGATATCGACGAGCCCGTTCGGCGGGATCGTGGCGGGGCGTTCCGGCCGGAGCGGGAGTTTCCCACCGGCGCAGGGGCGGTTGTTGGCCGCGAGACGGCGCGTGTCGGAGAGGCACAGCGCCCCGGCATCGAAACTGGACAAGACCAGTTCACCGGCGCTGCGGCAGGCCAGCCGCCCGCACAACCCATGACTGGTGCGTTCGAGCGCCAGCAGCAGGCGCAGCGACCGCGCGTATTTGAGCGGACCGGCGTCACTTCAGGATCCGATATCGCTACTGGTCCGCGCACCGGTGTTGAGCCGGAGACGGGGCTCGGTGTTGATACTGGCCTCGGCACTGATATCGCGACCGAGCCAATGAGTACACAGATGACAGGGCAGCAGATGCGCATGGGGCAAGCGCAGCAGGCTACGGCCGAGCCCACGGCAACGCAAAACGTGTTCGAGCAGGCTCAGCCAGCAGAGACGGCGATGCCCCCGACGCAGCAGTTTCAGCCACGGCGACGGCTACCGCGTCTAGGCATCAACCTGCCAGCGACGGAGATTGAAGAGGAGCAAGAAGAGTTCACCGCCGACGACGAAACATTTGGGACCGGGTTCCAAGACGCCGACGACGCCTTCAGCGGCTCGGTATTCGACGACGACTTTGAGTTCGATGGTGACGGCTTCGGGCGCTGACGCCTCCGCACTTTTTTGCTGTTTGCGCGTGTCGCTTGCAATATGTTCGAGACGGTGGTACCAAAACTTCGAAAGTGGGTCCGTTTGCTGGCGTTCTTTGGTGGCTTGGCAGCCGTCGGCTTCGGGATCTACTCGATTCTTGTCGAACCGCTGTTTCTGGTTCCAGGGCCGGCGGAGCCGACTCGGGGCATCGAAGCCGAGTTGCTGCTCATCGTCGGCGGGTTCATGTGGTGTCTACTTGTCACAAAAATCTGA
Proteins encoded:
- a CDS encoding mediator complex subunit 15 domain-containing protein; translation: MTDDDDAQSRSGTAEERREARRGGGSRQRQRQIQDEIAEQYGVDRDEVRVRGTQQGIERELTEAGATTAAETTRERFAESDFVEPDDVDVDVQRQGARVDARIPEDRQQTVAERAREELTDSPVVTEQDVDVEVGERGVEEGGLTEEGEERVEQRQEALEQITEADIEPTGRGLAIDTPDAEILRQLSQMGDTPGEILDDPRTFSTNAPGLGDAAGYNISVYRSESRRDSVGGISFEDRSEVRDVLEAAAELPDRTLAELDDDPLFAGTGDIARYRAERRGRRQAREQAREAFDDIDDIDPAGIDATAEGEIIVQDEEGRTRTGDDIQAAAEGAAELEREHSRVDVPDADGSAAARTEPDIDVGVEDVEQELRDRVEDDVERIRVRERGDGLVGAATTEAGETQVVGVGVDDETTRAFAEDIQESRRDRQRRNVAEQFDEDLGGVDVDEDDLVEEEDEEDGEITLGLGEDVQQEAAVAQAADEFEQFDEDDLETFEEDDGDLGVRPEASAVREQAREEAADEFGTGVGPDDVELREEDGELVAEAEVQTAEPQTREERVLDTVTGGFTREVRDLQTDTPTEEDVLPDIREGLEPDIDVDDADQDRDVVDEIFSGRTGGIAAAGGAAVATPEPVSTTGGAVALGALTVGAIAADTARRAGVFERSELDPAEQRQVEEVGLGAVAPESEIDVADPQTTAELEVGDTRTTELEPTDVTDRSELGVARDGDTTADRQPVDDTVVPGEYPLPGRDIARDPAQDRPERVDPSDVLGDVQAATSVTIGDTVGDAVDGEQFRRERTGVGTMDEIMDEVQRDIDEPVRRDRGGAFRPEREFPTGAGAVVGRETARVGEAQRPGIETGQDQFTGAAAGQPPAQPMTGAFERQQQAQRPRVFERTGVTSGSDIATGPRTGVEPETGLGVDTGLGTDIATEPMSTQMTGQQMRMGQAQQATAEPTATQNVFEQAQPAETAMPPTQQFQPRRRLPRLGINLPATEIEEEQEEFTADDETFGTGFQDADDAFSGSVFDDDFEFDGDGFGR